The genome window ATTCTTGCTCCAGCCATTAGTGCTGCCGCTAGAAGTGTGGTAGGACGTTATACTCCAGAGCAACTGTACTCTAGTAAAAGAGATGTTATTCAAAATGAAATTCTTGAAGAAGTCCAAAAAGAATTGTCCTCCCAATATATTCAAGTGAATAAAGTATTGGTAGAAGATGTAACCTTACCGGTTAAAATTAAAGAGGCTATCGAGCGTAAATTACGTCAGGAACAAGAATCTTTAGAATATGAATTTCGTCTTACCAAAGCATCTAAAGAAGCTGAAAGACAAAGAATCGATGCCGAAGGAAAAGCAGTAGCTAACAAAATTCTAAGCGCATCTTTAACTGATAAAATTTTAAAGGAAAAAGGAATTGAAGCTACCTTACAACTGTCTCAATCGCCTAATTCTAAAGTTATTGTTATAGGTGGCGGTGAAAACGGTGGTTTACCTATCATACTAGGGAATCAGTAAAAGACTCCGATTTCAATAGATTTTAAAAAAAGTCCCATTTCATAACTTATGAAATGGGACTTTTTATGTTTGTAAAAGTGGCCTACCACGAGCTGTTTCAAGGTAGTCAATAGCAAGTGTCTTAAAAAAGTACTTGTGGCAATAACTCATATAGCTACTCGAGACCAGTGATGCTACCGGTATATACGGGTGTCTGCTAATCCTGCGATGATCCATTTAACATCGATAAAGAAAAGTGTAAACCTATTGGTTTCCAAATGCGCTAAGAAGTTATTGTAATAAAATTCATAGGTGGTTGTTACGGTCGCTATTTGTGTATCTCCGACAAAACTAATTTGATAAGTCGTTCTTCAAAAGGGATACTGTCTGGAATACTAACGATTTTTATAAGAAGCTGTGATGCTTCAGTCGTGCTTAATTTGTGGTCTTCTCTAGTTATAGATATAGTTGTCAGCGGTATATTCATACGTCTGGATTTTTTTAATGCAGTGGAGTCTTGTGCCTAAAAATGCTTAAAAAGGTTTTACGGCATCTATAGCAGTAGGCTTTTCAATGGTTACAGTGGTAGAATCTTGTGGTAGAGTTTGTTGAGAGTTTGCTTTCGCGAAAGCGAGAACGCAAATAATAGGGATTAGAAGTCTCCTGTTGTTTCAGTTTAATTGCGCTGTAATAGTAGTACTTTTGCTACACTTAAAACAAGTATTATGTCAACTGCAAAGAAGCAATATAAAAGAGTCACCGTAAAATCACTAACGGAGATGAAGGGGAATAACGAGAAAATATCGATGTTAACCGCTTATGATTATACTATGGCAAAAATCATTGATAGCGCTGGTATAGATGTGATTCTTGTAGGTGATAGTGCCAGTAATGTAATGGCAGGACATGAAACAACTTTACCTATTACGCTGGACCAAATGATTTATCATGCGAGCAGTGTGGTAAGAGGTACAGAGCGTGCTCTAGTAGTAGTTGATTTACCTTTCGGTAGTTATCAGAGTGATCCCAAAGAGGCGTTGCGCAGTGCCATACGCATCATGAAAGAAAGTGGCGGTCACAGTGTGAAATTAGAAGGTGGAAGCGAAGTTAAAGAATCTATCAAACGTATTCTTCATGCAGGTATTCCAGTAATGGGTCACTTAGGACTCACGCCACAGTCTATTTATAAATTTGGAACGTACACGGTACGAGCAAAAGAAAAGGAGGAAGCCGATAAACTTATTGAAGATGCCCTTGCTATGGAACGTATGGGTTGTTTTGCTTTGGTATTAGAAAAAGTGCCGGCAGCACTTGCAAAACAAGTAGCAGACCAGCTTACCATTCCAGTAATAGGAATAGGAGCGGGCGCTGGAGTAGATGGACAGGTTTTAGTCTCTCACGACATGTTTGGTATGACGCATGAATTTAATCCTCGTTTTTTACGTCGTTATTTAAACCTTTATGAAGATATGGGTAACGCAGTAGCAAATTATGTGAAAGATGTAAAAGCAGAGGACTTTCCTAATGACGAGGAGCAGTATTAAATTCTAAATTACCGATTGCCTATTGGTATAAGGTGATACTAAATTATTTTATTGAATAAAATGCTGGAATGGGTGGGTTATCAACCTAAACCTTTAGTCTCGATAGCTTCTGTACGGGGAAAGGTTTCTGAGAATAAGTACAGCCGAAACACTTTACCCAACTTAAAGGGGATATTTCTCAATAAAATCTGAATTTGGAAAATCCTTCCCGCAAGGGAATTTTGAGATGAGTGTTGGCAGTGATTGTAGTACTAAAAGTAACCATTAGTTTTTAGCTCCATAAGCTTTTGTAATTATTAAAAATCTTAATGCTTGGTTCCAGTACTTAATACTTCATCTTGTTCATTACTTGTGAATACTAAACTTAAGAACGCTTTAACAACTTCTTCAAGTTCTTTATTTTTAAAAATTACAATCAAAGACATTCATGGGAACATTTATAATAGAAGGCGGTCATCAATTAAAAGGAGATATACATCCGCAAGGAGCTAAAAACGAAGTACTTCAAATACTTTGTGCAGTTTTATTAACGGACCAGCCGGTAGAAATTAATAACGTTCCAGACATAATCGATGTGAATAAACTCATCGCTTTGTTGAACAACTTAGGTGTGAAAGTGACTAAAAACGGTCCAGAATCGTACACTTTCCAGGCAGATAATATCAATCTGGACTGGTTACAGTCGGAAGAATATAAAACTCAAGGGCGCGGTCTGAGAGGTTCTATCATGTTAGTGGGGCCGTTATTAGCACGTTTTGGAAAAGGTTATATTCCACGCCCAGGCGGTGATAAAATAGGCCGTCGCAGATTAGATACCCACTTTGAAGGTTTTATCAAATTAGGAGCAAAATTCAGATACAATAAAGAAGAGTATTTCTATGGAGTAGAGGCAGATGAGCTTCACGGAGCCTACATGTTACTGGATGAGGCTTCGGTAACAGGAACAGCAAACATCGTTATGGCCGCTGTCCTTGCCAAAGGACAAACAACGATCTATAACGCCGCTTGTGAACCTTACCTACAGCAACTCTGCAAAATGCTCGTGCGTATGGGTGCCAACATATCTGGTATAGGATCTAACATGTTGATCATTGAAGGTGTAGAAAAATTAGGAGGCACGACACATCGCGTACTTCCAGATATGATTGAGATAGGAAGCTGGATAGGTCTTGCTGCGATGACTAAATCTGAAGTGACTATTAAAAATGTAGCTTATGACGAGCTGGGAAATATTCCTAATACCTTTAAAAAATTAGGAATTACCGTAGAGCGCAAAGGAGATGATATTTACATTCCTGCTCATAAAGATGGGTACGAAATCCAGAATTACATCGACGGTTCTATTTTGACCATTTCTGATGCACCTTGGCCAGGTTTTACTCCAGATTTACTGAGTATTGTTTTGGTGGTGGCTACACAGGCTAGAGGTAGTGTGCTCATACACCAGAAGATGTTTGAAAGCCGTTTGTTCTTCGTAGATAAATTGATTGATATGGGGGCAAAAATCATTCTTTGTGATCCACATAGAGCTACTGTTATTGGTCATGATTTTCAATCTCAGTTAAAGTCTACGACTATGACTAGTCCAGATATTAGAGCAGGTATCTCGTTACTTATAGCAGCATTAAGTGCAAAAGGCACGAGTACGATCCACAATATTGAGCAAATTGACCGAGGCTACCAAAATATAGATACTAGGTTAAGAGCGATAGGAGCTAAGATCGAGCGGTTGAATTAACTTTAATGATTTAGTATTTCAATTTTTAATCCCTTGACATTGAGTAGCGGAGCAAAAGCGATTCTAGTATTGATTCTGATCTAGGTGATGCTTCCGCGTCATGCCTTTTGGCAACCAAGAAAGCGCAACCACTATAAAAAGTGAGGTATTAAAGAACATCTTGCTTTTATAGAATTAGACAGGTTTTTATTATTTCTATTTTAAATGAACTGCTAGCTGGTACGGAAATCATTCTATATCAATGTCTTTGAAAGTTAAAATTGATTCAAGCGACCTATTTATTACAGTTCTTTTAACCTAAAATAACTTTTTAGAATACAGATTGGGCAAGGAATTTGATATCTTTCAATTATGAAAAATATTGTCGCATTCATTTTTATTTTTTCTTTAGGTATTTCTGTTGCTCAGGAAATCCCTAAAACGACTCCACGTACTATAGAACCGGTACCTCAAACTACTTCGGGTGGATCGATGTTATTTCCAGAAAAGAAGGAGACAAAAACCTATACCAGACCTAAAGACAACAACGAAATCAAAATGCGTATAGAAACGGATTTGGTGGATCCAGGAATTAAATACGAAAAACAAAAATTTAAAAGAGATGCTCCAGTTGGTGCGGGATTTAAAAGTGATACTTTCTTAGGAGAGATCAGAACTGGCGAGAAAATATTACGCCTTATTTGTAGAGATCATCAATTTGAAGATGGAGATATGGTTCGTATCTGGCAAGATGATAAAATACTAGTGGATAAGATTTATCTAAGAAATGTCTATCAAGGGGTAAGCATACCACTTAAAGACGGTTTTAATAAATTAGAAATAGAAGCATTAAATCAAGGTACTTCAGGTCCCAATACAGCCGAGTTCAAGGTAATGGATTCCAAAGGGAAAGTCATCCAACAAAACATATGGAATCTGGCTGCCGGAGTAAAAGCAACCTTGATCATTCTAAAGAATGAGTAATTCTACCTTTAGGAAAAATACAACTGAATAGCTGTTTTACTTCTTCTGCTGCTAGTTAAAGCAAGCTAACATCAATAGTTGGTATTCCCATAAAGAGCACATTTATTCCGTGGTTATGAGTTCCGTAATTTCCACAACTTTTTCACCTTTTAAATCGTCTATTGTAAAATCTCCTATACGCACACGGGCTAATCGCAATACAGGAAAGCCTACCGCAGCACACATTTTACGTACTTGCCTAAATTTACCTTCTTTTAAAGTTACAGACACCCAGCTTGTTGGACCATGTCGGTCATCTCTGACCCGTTGACGTGTTTTTGGTAAAAAGGGTTGGTGATCTAAAATACGAGCTTGACACTCTTTAGTTAAGTAGTTACTGCCGTTGATACTGATCTCCATACCCGTAATCATTTTTTCAACAGCTTCGGGAGTTATCGTGCCGTCTACTTGAGCATAATATTCCTTTTCTACTTTCCCTCTTTTATTAATAATGTTGCTGAGTTGGCCGTCTGTTGTAATCATTAATAAGCCTTCACTGGTTTCATCCAGTCTTCCTACCGCCATACTTTCTGTTGGGAAATCATAAAGATCGCCTAGAAAGTTCTTGTTTTTTTGATGCCTGTCGTTCGTCATAAACTGACTGAGCATTTTATAAGGTTTATAGATTAAGAAGTGGCGGTGATCCATTCAGCAAAGTTCCTAAATTCCTACTCAAATCCTAAATAAATATTAATTAAATCTTACGTAATACTTACCTGGTAATTAAATGATACACTCATATTATGAAAAAGCTGCTATTACTTTCCTTTATCCTACTCATCACCTCCTGTCAAAAAGCAGCAGAACAGTACTCGTTAAAGCCCAGTAACTGGAGACTTGTTTTTGATTTAGGAGACAATAACCAACTACCTGTAAAAATCACAGTAAATGAAGATCAAACCATTACTATAAAAAATGCTAACGAAGAAATCTTAGTTACCGAAGTAGCCATTGAAGGAGATTCTATTTTTATAAAACCGCCAGTTTTTGAAGGTTATTTTAAAGGTAAGTTTGAGTCTTATAGTTTAATTACAGGCGTCGATATAAAACCTAGTCTGGATTGAATAGTACCATTTCAATTAAATGCGGGAAAAGAATATCGTTTTGATGAAACAAATAATAAAGGTATCGCAACCGATATGTCTGGAAACTATCAAACTGTTTTTAGTCCAGATAGTAAACTAGATCGATACATGGCAAAAGGTGTATTTAATCAAAAGGGAAACGAAGTAACGGGAACATATGAAACAACAACTGGAGATTATAGGTTTTTAGAAGGTTCCATTATAAATCATACTTTAAAATTATCCACATTTGATGGGGCGCATGTATTCCTATTTGAAGCGGTGGTAAAAGACAGTGTTTTGGAGGGAGTCTTTTATAGTGGTAATCACTGTTGGGAACCTTTTACAGCTGTTCTAAATAATGAATACAACTTACCAGATGCAAAAGAATTGACTTTTTTAAAAGAAGGCTCTGATTCTATTGACTTTAGTTTTAAAGATACTAATGGCAATATAGTCAGCTTGAATGATCCAGAATTTAAAGATCAGGTAGTTATTGTCCAGCTTTTAGGAAGTTGGTGTCCTAACTGTCTCGAAGAAACACGATTCTATCAAGAATACATCAACTCTCGACAACCTGATGTTAAATTTATAGGACTCGCTTTTGAATATGAGGTTCTGAAAAAGAAGCATTTAATTCTATTGATCGTTTGATTGCAGCTGAAAATGTTACCTATCCTATACTTTTAGCGCAATACGGCTTTACAGATAAGAAAACCGCTAACGAAAAACTACCTATGCTAGATCACATACTATCTTATCCTACCAGTATTTACATAGATAGATTTGGAAAAGTAAGACGTATACATACCGGTTACAATGGACGCGCCACTGGACAGAAATATGAGAAATTTAAAGAGGAGTTTTACCAATTAATGGAACAGTTGCAAAGCGACAATTAAAATAAATCGCGCATGATATTTGGTGGAATTACCAGCTCTTGCTCTTTCATATTAATCGGAATACGCACCAGTTTCAATAGCTTCAACCCAGATTTTGTAAGCACATCGCGTAGTTCTCCTATTTTTGCATTGGTCAGTTGAATACTTAAAATAGAAGGCTTCCCTTTGGTATTATGATGGGGGATTAAAGAAAGCAATTGTTTTCTTTTATTTTTACACAAACGTTCTAACTGCACGTCGAGATAGCTAGCACCTAGGTTATGCTTTAAAGCCATCCACAATTTTGTAAAAGTGGTGGTGCTTACTTTTTCTTCCATAATCACATAATATTGTTGTACTAAGTTTCTCATAACATTTTTTTTAACCGTTGAGTAAGTCATTCTTTTTAAAATCTATTCCTTTTCTAATCAAATAAGCATCTGGTATGTCGTGTGCCTATTCTGGTAAAATAAGCCTTATTAAAATTCGGCTTATAGGAAAAATTAATCCCACGACTAGTGCAGTTACAAAAGGTATCCCATCGTGATTAAAGCCTATTAAAGAGGTGAAAGCAATCAATGGCCTTACGCCCTATAATTTAGAAAGAAAGGCATGTGTGTAAGTCTCCTTTTTAAATTTCACCTTAATGATGATATAACAGGTGATTTCTATCTCCAAAATGATATAAATAGAAACGCTATTATTGGCGATAAGTTGTGGGTATAATATCCAGGCAGTAAAACCTATAGAAAGCCAAAATACCATATAGCTCAGACGGTCCATTCTTCTTAGTTGAGCACTAGGAATTCCTTGTTTGTGAGCGACTATACCACCGAGAATTTTAGAAACCAGTCCCAAATACATGAGAATTATTACAGTTATTTTAGAAGCATCATCGACAAAATAGGCTAGTGTTAAAATGATCGGAGCTAAGAGCAGTCTAAATAATATCAATGCTTTTGGAATATGCATAAGTTCCTTTATTTGGAATGCTCAAATCTATCGCGTTATTTCGAAGATCATTTGCGTTAACTCCTAATGTTGTATTTTTATTTTTGTGAAAAATGCAAAATGAATAAACAAGAGCTTGTTATTACCCGCTTTCGCGAAAGCCTAACAGAATCATCATCTTTTATACAACAAGTAGCCGACGTGCTAGAAATAAGTTATGACGCTGCTTATAGGCGTATTCAAGGCAAAGCAAAGCTGTCTATAGAGGAAGCCATGCAATTAGCGCAAAAAGGACAGTTTTCATTAGATAATATTTTAGTCGAAGATTTAAAATTAAGTGCCTTAGGAGAAGCAACTCCTCATGTGAATTCCATAAAAAGTATGGAAATTTACCTTGCCGAAACGATCCAAAACTTGTCTCAATTGGGTAAAGATGGGGTTCGTTTTGAATACAGCGCTAAGGATATTCCTGTCTATCACCATTTTGATGCTAGTGAGTTGTCCAGGTTCAAGATGTATGTATGGCTGCAATTAATGGATCCTAACTTTACCGAAACTCGCTATGAAAACTTTCATTTAAGCTTAGAGCTCAAGACATATATGAAAGAAATCAACAAATTGATAAGTCGATTTGAAGTTTGTGAAATATGGAATGATACTACGGTGAGCAGCAGTCTTAAGCAAGTGGATTACTTTTTAACTGCTGGATTGTTACCTCTTTCTGATGCTAAGATATTGTGTCAGGACATTATGAAGTTGGTAAAGCAAAGACAAAAAGATTTAGCCAGTGATAGGTATGATATACATTACCACGAGTTATTGATCATGACTAATAATTCTATAACTTATAAGCACGGTCAACCAGCAGCCGGTTTTGTGACCATGACCATGCTGGGGTATATCAAATTTACCGCTAGTAATATGTTGGGTCGCATTCAAGGGTACTTCAAACACCAACTCAAACAATCTACTTCGTTGAGTAAGGCTTCCACTAAAGAAAGAGCGCGATTTTTCAATAAAATAGAACAAAAAATAAACGCTCTAGAACAATCTCTAGAGCGTTATGAACTATTGGATTTTTAAAAATCTATTTGATAAAGCTCAGGAGCAATCTATTGAGTTCGTCTTTGTGAGTGAGGTATAAACCATGAGGGCCACCTTTAATAATTTCTAACTTAGAACCTTTTACTAATTGATGTCCTTGTTGAGAACTAGGTGCTGAAGGAACAATGTTATCGGCATCTCCGTGAATGAATAGAGTGGGGACTTGGATAGCCTTTAATTCCTTACGTAAATCTGTTCTACCGAAGGAATTGATACAATCCAAAGTTCCTTTAGGACTAGCATCTATTGCGATTTGAAAGTTGTAATCTAATTGTCCTTGAGAAATACGGTCTTTATAATCTTTATAATTGACAAAGCTTTCACCAAAAGCTTTTAAAAAACCAGCACGGTCATTTTTCACATTTTCTTCCATTCCTTTAAAGACTTCGTCAGGAGCTCCATCGGGATTGTCATCTGTTTTTAATAGATAAGGAGCTACAGAACTGATAAAAATAAGCTTGCTAATTCTACTGGTTCCATATGTTTCTGCATACTGTCCTAACTCACCACCGCCCATGGAAAACCCAACCAAAACAATATCTTTTAAATCTAATTTTTCAATCAAATCATGTAAATCTTCTGTCATGGATTTATAATCATAACCAAAATAAGGCCTAGAAGAACGACCAAAACCGCGACGATCATAAATAATCACACGATAACCAGCTTCTACTAAAACAGGAACTTGGTATTCCCACATGGCACTACTTAATGGCCATCCATGAACTAAAACGATCGGTTGACCGCTTCCATGATCTTCATAGTAGATGCTTACATTGTTATCTTTTTGAGCTGTAGTCTTTATTAAATTTGGCATTTTTTATTTTTTATTAGTTACAATTTAAAACAAAATAAATGGTATTCTAATAAGTAAATGTGAAAAAGGAAAGCTTTATCAAATTTAAATTTGCCATTAAAAGACAACTATACCTTGTTAATTTTTCTTAGACTCATAAGGTTTCAAATACCAATAATCAGCAACATAACTATTATAATGGGCAATAAAAACAGAATAATATTTACATAAGATTCAAGTTGATCACTATTGGTATAATACCTTTTAAGTAAGGTTTACATAGGGAGATAAAAAAAGTAATTACGTATAAATGAAAACATCAATATTAGAAATATAATAAAGGTAATCATGTAAAGCTTGGTAAAGGAAGAGAACTTCTTATTGCTTAAACCTGCTAAAAAAGAACCCAATAAGAGCCCTGTCCATAAAACAATAGAGAGCAAATCTATTAAACCGAAAACATAATAGGTGTCATGAATATTAATATCCATAGACGAGTCTGCTATGCTAAGTTGATTTACATAGCCATACTAATAGCTATAATCAGTAAGCTCAGATAAAATTCAGTTCTATAAAATCTGGAAAGCACTACTTATAATTCTATAGATCCCTTTCCTTCACGCAAAAGAACAGGCTCATCACCTGTAAGGTCAATAACTGTTGAACCTATGTTACCACCGAAACCGCCGTCGATCACATAATCCACTAGTTTGTCCCATTTTTCGGCAATAAGACTTGGATCTGTGGTGTATTCTATAACTTCATCATCATCTTTAATAGAAGTAGAGATAATTGGATTTCCTAATAATCGTACCAACTCTGTAGCGATCTTATTATCTGGCACACGTATTCCTACTGTTTTCTTTTTCTTAAATACAGAAGGTAAATTATTATTCCCTGGTAAAATAAAGGTATAAGGACCTGGTAGATTACGTTTGAGAATTTTAAAAGTATGAGAATCAATTTGACTGGCGTAATCGCTTAGATTACTCAAGTCTTCACAGATAAAAGAAAAGTTGGCCTTTTCTAGTTTGACTCCTTTGATTCGGGCTATCTTTTCTAGTGCCGTTTTATTGGTAATATCACAACCTAAACCATAGACGGTATCAGTGGGATAAATAACTAAAGCACCGTCTCGCATAGCATCTGCCATACGTTTTAAGTCCTTTTGGTTAGGATTATCTTCGTATATTTTAATCAATTGTGCCATATTAATATTGCGGATTAAAAAATGATTTGATAGGAATCCAAAGAAAGGCTAAAGCGATAATAGCAATGAGAATGCGTATCCAAAACTTCAAATTACTATTGCCTGAATTGGGCACTACATCATATTTATATTTACCGTTGTGATCTATTTTTATAGAAATAGAATTTTTAGTGGAGTCAGAGTTTGCTTTCTGATTTTTTAAAAATAGCATCCATCCCAACACAAAAAGCCCAGAAACAATAACAATTGTTAAGGTGCTTTGCAGGCTGTATTGCAGTAATTGCTGCGATGTAATTAGAGTATAATTCAAATCCATGTTTTATATTAGGTTAAATTTAATCAATAAAATTGATTAATCAGCAGCTTTTACTGCGCTTTATGTTTTAAAAGGCCTACAGCGCCTTGTTGTTGAATGTTTTATTTCTTCTTGACCAATAGTGTTAGGTTTAGATTATTTGATATTGTGATTTCTATTTTAGAGTATTTTATTTGTCTCGCTTTCGCGAAAGCCTGCCACAAATAATTTTTTGATCATTTAGTATCAATTCGAGAATACTGATTATGGAATTACAGCCAACTCATCAACTTTTTAACCCTACTCAACTTATGAGTATAGGGTGCGTATTTAACTGGTAAATCAATCCAAGTACCTCTATGTACCACGCTTTTGTAATGAGAAAACACTTCAAAAGTTTTCTTACCGTGATAAGAGCCGATGCCGCTGTTGCCGACACCACCAAAGGGAAGCCTATCATTTAGAAACTGAACAATGCTATCGTTAATAACACCACCGCCAAAAGCAAATCGCTTGATGAACCACATTTCAAATTTAGAATCGCCAGTAAAGCAGTAAGCGCCCAAAGGTTTTTCAAAACTATCGATCCATTGTTCCAAATCTTCTTTTGTGGAATAGGTGATCACGGGTAGTAGAGGGCCAAAAATCTCATTCCCCATTATTTTAGTATCTCTAGATGGTTCATCAACAAGGGTAGGAGCTATATACAGTGCATCTCTATCGTGGTCGCCACCTTCGATTAGAATTTCTCCTTCCAACATACCAATAAGTTCGTCAAAATGATTCTCTCTAATAATTCTAGGGAAATCTGCCGATTCTTTTACGTTGGTACCGAAGAATACGTGAATTTGTTTTTTAATTTCAGTAACCAGTTGATCTTTAATGCTTTTGTGTACCAGTAAGTAATCTGGTGCGATACAGGTCTGACCTGCATTGAGAAACTTAGACCAAACGATACGTTTTGCCGTTACCCTGATATTTGCACTTTCATGGACCACACATGGATTTTTACCACCTAATTCTAATGTCACTGGTGTAAGATGTTTTGCTGCTGCTTGATAAATTAATTTACCTACTGCTGGACTCCCAGTAAAAAAGATATAATTCCAAGGCAGGGTAGTGAGCTCTTGTGCAACTTTTGAATCTCCTAAAGCGACAGAAACATGTGCCTCGTCAAATGCTTCTTCTATGATTTCCTGTAACAATTTACTCGTCGCATTGGAGAATTCGCTAGGTTTTAAAACTACTGTATTTCCTGCGGCTACAGCACCTATTAATGGAGCTAAAGCAAGTTGAAAAGGATAGTTCCAGGGCGATATAATCAAGGTATTTCCATAGGGCTCTGGGTATCTTCTTGCCTTAGAGGGAAAGTTGAGTACAGAAGCCCTAACTCTTTTAGGTTGAGACCATTTACTTGTTCTGTAAATGTATTTTTTAAGCTCATCTATAATCACATTATACTCCGTAAGAAAGGCTTCAAATTCGCTCTTACCGAGATCATCTGCGAGTGCTTTGTAAACTTGTTGTTCCCGACTTTCTATCACTTTTTTGAGCCTTTGAAGGCTTTCAACACGGTATTTTAGATCTTGTGTCTTACGCGTCTTAAAAAAATCTTGTTGGGCTTTATGGAGCTGTTCTACATTCATCATGATAATAAGGTATTAGTAAAAAGGGAATTCGCTTTTAAGTGATGGTTCTCTAACTTTTGGTCTTG of Nonlabens sp. Ci31 contains these proteins:
- a CDS encoding prohibitin family protein encodes the protein MQKLPKAAVLTLVGLVILAIIIIKSSVIIESGQAGVLFKTLDNGVDRENTYGEGFHIIAPWNDMIIYPVRQLSVSDKMRVLSVNGLEVTVDGTVWYQPQYNKLPYLHQEKGRNYESAILAPAISAAARSVVGRYTPEQLYSSKRDVIQNEILEEVQKELSSQYIQVNKVLVEDVTLPVKIKEAIERKLRQEQESLEYEFRLTKASKEAERQRIDAEGKAVANKILSASLTDKILKEKGIEATLQLSQSPNSKVIVIGGGENGGLPIILGNQ
- the panB gene encoding 3-methyl-2-oxobutanoate hydroxymethyltransferase, which produces MSTAKKQYKRVTVKSLTEMKGNNEKISMLTAYDYTMAKIIDSAGIDVILVGDSASNVMAGHETTLPITLDQMIYHASSVVRGTERALVVVDLPFGSYQSDPKEALRSAIRIMKESGGHSVKLEGGSEVKESIKRILHAGIPVMGHLGLTPQSIYKFGTYTVRAKEKEEADKLIEDALAMERMGCFALVLEKVPAALAKQVADQLTIPVIGIGAGAGVDGQVLVSHDMFGMTHEFNPRFLRRYLNLYEDMGNAVANYVKDVKAEDFPNDEEQY
- the murA gene encoding UDP-N-acetylglucosamine 1-carboxyvinyltransferase, translating into MGTFIIEGGHQLKGDIHPQGAKNEVLQILCAVLLTDQPVEINNVPDIIDVNKLIALLNNLGVKVTKNGPESYTFQADNINLDWLQSEEYKTQGRGLRGSIMLVGPLLARFGKGYIPRPGGDKIGRRRLDTHFEGFIKLGAKFRYNKEEYFYGVEADELHGAYMLLDEASVTGTANIVMAAVLAKGQTTIYNAACEPYLQQLCKMLVRMGANISGIGSNMLIIEGVEKLGGTTHRVLPDMIEIGSWIGLAAMTKSEVTIKNVAYDELGNIPNTFKKLGITVERKGDDIYIPAHKDGYEIQNYIDGSILTISDAPWPGFTPDLLSIVLVVATQARGSVLIHQKMFESRLFFVDKLIDMGAKIILCDPHRATVIGHDFQSQLKSTTMTSPDIRAGISLLIAALSAKGTSTIHNIEQIDRGYQNIDTRLRAIGAKIERLN
- a CDS encoding pseudouridine synthase, which translates into the protein MDHRHFLIYKPYKMLSQFMTNDRHQKNKNFLGDLYDFPTESMAVGRLDETSEGLLMITTDGQLSNIINKRGKVEKEYYAQVDGTITPEAVEKMITGMEISINGSNYLTKECQARILDHQPFLPKTRQRVRDDRHGPTSWVSVTLKEGKFRQVRKMCAAVGFPVLRLARVRIGDFTIDDLKGEKVVEITELITTE
- a CDS encoding TlpA family protein disulfide reductase gives rise to the protein MSGNYQTVFSPDSKLDRYMAKGVFNQKGNEVTGTYETTTGDYRFLEGSIINHTLKLSTFDGAHVFLFEAVVKDSVLEGVFYSGNHCWEPFTAVLNNEYNLPDAKELTFLKEGSDSIDFSFKDTNGNIVSLNDPEFKDQVVIVQLLGSWCPNCLEETRFYQEYINSRQPDVKFIGLAFEYEVLKKKHLILLIV
- a CDS encoding CDP-alcohol phosphatidyltransferase family protein, producing the protein MHIPKALILFRLLLAPIILTLAYFVDDASKITVIILMYLGLVSKILGGIVAHKQGIPSAQLRRMDRLSYMVFWLSIGFTAWILYPQLIANNSVSIYIILEIEITCYIIIKVKFKKETYTHAFLSKL
- a CDS encoding alpha/beta fold hydrolase: MPNLIKTTAQKDNNVSIYYEDHGSGQPIVLVHGWPLSSAMWEYQVPVLVEAGYRVIIYDRRGFGRSSRPYFGYDYKSMTEDLHDLIEKLDLKDIVLVGFSMGGGELGQYAETYGTSRISKLIFISSVAPYLLKTDDNPDGAPDEVFKGMEENVKNDRAGFLKAFGESFVNYKDYKDRISQGQLDYNFQIAIDASPKGTLDCINSFGRTDLRKELKAIQVPTLFIHGDADNIVPSAPSSQQGHQLVKGSKLEIIKGGPHGLYLTHKDELNRLLLSFIK
- a CDS encoding L-threonylcarbamoyladenylate synthase; translation: MAQLIKIYEDNPNQKDLKRMADAMRDGALVIYPTDTVYGLGCDITNKTALEKIARIKGVKLEKANFSFICEDLSNLSDYASQIDSHTFKILKRNLPGPYTFILPGNNNLPSVFKKKKTVGIRVPDNKIATELVRLLGNPIISTSIKDDDEVIEYTTDPSLIAEKWDKLVDYVIDGGFGGNIGSTVIDLTGDEPVLLREGKGSIEL
- a CDS encoding aldehyde dehydrogenase: MMNVEQLHKAQQDFFKTRKTQDLKYRVESLQRLKKVIESREQQVYKALADDLGKSEFEAFLTEYNVIIDELKKYIYRTSKWSQPKRVRASVLNFPSKARRYPEPYGNTLIISPWNYPFQLALAPLIGAVAAGNTVVLKPSEFSNATSKLLQEIIEEAFDEAHVSVALGDSKVAQELTTLPWNYIFFTGSPAVGKLIYQAAAKHLTPVTLELGGKNPCVVHESANIRVTAKRIVWSKFLNAGQTCIAPDYLLVHKSIKDQLVTEIKKQIHVFFGTNVKESADFPRIIRENHFDELIGMLEGEILIEGGDHDRDALYIAPTLVDEPSRDTKIMGNEIFGPLLPVITYSTKEDLEQWIDSFEKPLGAYCFTGDSKFEMWFIKRFAFGGGVINDSIVQFLNDRLPFGGVGNSGIGSYHGKKTFEVFSHYKSVVHRGTWIDLPVKYAPYTHKLSRVKKLMSWL